Proteins found in one Enterococcus sp. 9D6_DIV0238 genomic segment:
- the pknB gene encoding Stk1 family PASTA domain-containing Ser/Thr kinase produces the protein MIEIGRKLNGRYHIIGNIGSGGMANVFLAHDLILDRDVAIKVLRFDFQNDQAAIRRFQREALAATELVHPNIVSVYDVGEEDGLQYLVMEYVKGMDLKRYIQTQYPIPYAKIVDIMEQILSAVSLAHEHRIIHRDLKPQNILMDESGVVKITDFGIAIALTETSITQTNTMLGSVHYLSPEQARGSMATNQSDVYAVGIILYEMLTGNVPFDGESAVTIALKHFQEEIPSVKMVDPNIPQSLENVVLHATAKDPADRYKTAEEMSRDLYTVLAANRLNEPKWEPTGLIGETKILTPITDEMSMPSAFAAMETPPEERNEHEEIEQQEAEAQVKKKKRKRNRIIVFVIFLLVLLIGGVVYLASQGSSEVKIPDVSGKTEAQARTTLEDAGLKVKSESKQIQSDDIEEGKVVKTNPEMDSTVKKNREVELYISSGNKKIKLVDVTGDSYKDAIEKLGEQGFKENQIKITRETDTDADEDEVISQSPEAGEEVDPKTDEVTLVVSEGPEDVYLADYASLGYSYDSAVAELLSYGIKSNQITRVDKASDTVEKGFVMEQNPAPGNPFNPKKGKITLVVSSGPDKTTQTSSSESSKISLDNYEGRSYNNVVADLVALGIKYEQVDEASDTVEEGVVISQEPKSGASFDTKSDKVILRVSSGRGNGTVPDVSGLTAAEAKAKIESSGFVYAIGSGDAAKGKAISTSPGSGGTLKKGETVTVNYETISDENS, from the coding sequence ATGATCGAAATCGGCAGAAAATTAAATGGTCGATATCACATTATTGGCAATATCGGTAGTGGCGGAATGGCGAATGTTTTTTTAGCTCATGATTTGATTTTGGATCGTGATGTCGCAATCAAAGTACTGCGTTTTGACTTCCAAAACGATCAGGCAGCGATTCGCCGTTTCCAAAGAGAAGCTTTAGCAGCTACCGAATTGGTTCATCCGAATATCGTCAGTGTGTATGACGTTGGTGAAGAAGATGGGCTTCAATACTTAGTCATGGAATATGTCAAAGGAATGGACTTAAAGCGATATATCCAGACACAATATCCGATTCCATATGCAAAAATCGTAGATATCATGGAGCAAATTTTATCAGCAGTTTCTCTGGCTCATGAACATCGGATCATTCATAGAGATTTAAAGCCGCAAAATATTTTGATGGATGAAAGTGGCGTAGTGAAAATCACCGATTTTGGGATTGCCATTGCTTTGACTGAAACATCGATTACACAGACAAACACGATGCTGGGCTCTGTTCATTATTTGTCACCAGAGCAAGCCAGAGGTAGTATGGCAACAAACCAATCCGATGTGTATGCAGTTGGGATCATTTTATATGAAATGCTGACTGGAAATGTCCCTTTTGATGGAGAATCAGCTGTGACGATTGCGTTAAAACATTTTCAAGAAGAAATCCCTTCTGTTAAAATGGTCGATCCAAACATTCCGCAATCATTAGAAAATGTGGTGTTGCATGCAACAGCAAAAGATCCAGCAGATCGTTATAAAACTGCGGAAGAAATGTCCCGAGATCTATATACGGTACTTGCGGCAAATCGTCTGAACGAACCAAAGTGGGAACCTACGGGCTTGATTGGCGAAACAAAGATCTTAACGCCGATCACTGATGAAATGAGCATGCCTTCAGCATTTGCTGCGATGGAGACACCTCCAGAAGAACGCAATGAACATGAAGAAATCGAGCAGCAAGAAGCAGAAGCACAAGTGAAAAAGAAGAAAAGAAAACGAAATCGAATCATTGTATTTGTCATTTTTCTTCTAGTTTTATTGATTGGTGGAGTTGTGTATCTAGCCAGTCAAGGAAGTAGTGAAGTCAAAATTCCAGATGTGTCAGGTAAAACAGAAGCGCAAGCTAGAACGACTTTAGAAGATGCTGGTCTGAAAGTTAAATCAGAATCGAAGCAAATACAAAGTGATGATATCGAAGAAGGAAAAGTAGTCAAAACAAATCCTGAGATGGACTCTACAGTCAAGAAAAATCGAGAAGTCGAGCTCTATATCAGCTCTGGGAATAAAAAAATCAAGCTAGTTGACGTGACAGGCGATAGTTATAAAGATGCTATCGAAAAGTTAGGTGAACAAGGGTTCAAAGAAAACCAAATCAAGATCACTAGAGAGACAGATACTGATGCAGATGAGGATGAAGTTATCAGTCAATCGCCGGAAGCTGGTGAAGAAGTCGATCCGAAAACAGATGAAGTGACATTAGTCGTTAGTGAAGGACCGGAAGATGTTTATTTGGCAGACTATGCAAGTCTAGGCTACAGTTATGATAGTGCTGTTGCAGAACTGTTGAGCTACGGCATCAAATCAAATCAGATCACACGTGTGGATAAGGCTAGTGATACAGTAGAAAAAGGTTTTGTTATGGAACAAAATCCAGCACCAGGTAATCCATTTAATCCGAAAAAAGGCAAAATCACCTTAGTGGTCAGCTCTGGACCGGATAAAACGACGCAAACAAGCTCCTCTGAATCAAGTAAAATTTCTTTAGATAATTACGAAGGACGTTCTTACAATAATGTGGTGGCTGATTTAGTCGCACTTGGAATCAAGTATGAACAAGTCGACGAAGCAAGCGATACGGTAGAAGAAGGCGTCGTTATTTCGCAAGAACCTAAGTCAGGAGCTTCGTTTGATACTAAAAGCGATAAAGTTATTCTACGTGTAAGTTCCGGTCGTGGAAACGGGACGGTACCAGATGTCAGCGGTTTGACTGCTGCTGAGGCTAAAGCTAAGATCGAAAGCAGCGGGTTTGTTTACGCAATTGGCTCTGGAGATGCAGCAAAAGGAAAAGCAATCAGCACATCACCAGGATCTGGCGGAACACTAAAAAAAGGTGAAACAGTTACTGTGAATTATGAAACTATAAGCGACGAAAATAGCTAA
- a CDS encoding choloylglycine hydrolase family protein: MCTSLTFESTQKNHFLARTMDFGFELDGRPIVMPRNHAWTTHFGQKQQSPYGFVGTGRKLEEYFFADGVNEKGLSIAELYFLDEAKYVPEPVENKLNLAPHEFILWVLGEIATIDELKQRIDEIVLVNAPVSLLGITVPLHFIITDRTGKSVVVETNSGTIEIKDNPIGVMTNSPEFEWHLKNLNNYIFIKPTNNPATSIDGYELKPFGQGSGTFGLPGGYTSPERFARTVYTRHLTEKGQTTGDAVNAVFHILDNVTIPKGVNIKNDGSVDYTQYRAIMDVDDLVYYLNPYSTQDVFSVTLTEELLTASEPTEFGIEATFKATSLN; this comes from the coding sequence ATGTGCACAAGTTTAACTTTTGAATCAACACAAAAAAATCATTTCTTAGCTAGAACGATGGATTTTGGTTTTGAGCTTGACGGAAGACCGATCGTCATGCCTAGAAATCATGCTTGGACAACTCATTTCGGACAAAAACAGCAGTCACCATACGGATTTGTCGGTACCGGCCGTAAATTGGAAGAATATTTCTTTGCTGATGGTGTGAATGAAAAAGGGCTTTCCATTGCTGAGCTATATTTTTTAGATGAAGCAAAATACGTACCTGAACCTGTAGAGAACAAACTAAATCTTGCTCCTCACGAATTCATTCTTTGGGTTCTTGGTGAAATCGCAACGATCGATGAGCTAAAACAACGTATAGATGAAATCGTACTTGTGAATGCACCTGTCTCTCTTTTAGGGATCACCGTTCCATTGCACTTTATCATTACCGATCGAACAGGAAAATCAGTTGTCGTAGAAACAAATAGCGGAACGATCGAGATCAAAGATAATCCGATCGGCGTAATGACGAATAGTCCTGAATTTGAATGGCACTTGAAAAATTTGAATAATTACATTTTTATCAAACCAACAAATAACCCAGCGACTTCTATTGACGGCTATGAGCTTAAACCTTTTGGACAAGGCTCCGGCACTTTTGGTTTACCTGGAGGATATACCTCACCTGAACGATTCGCCCGAACTGTTTATACACGTCATTTGACTGAAAAAGGCCAAACAACGGGAGATGCTGTTAATGCCGTTTTTCACATTTTAGATAATGTCACGATTCCAAAAGGCGTCAATATCAAAAATGATGGATCTGTTGATTATACTCAATATCGAGCGATTATGGATGTTGATGATCTTGTTTACTACTTGAATCCTTATAGTACCCAAGATGTATTTTCAGTTACCTTGACTGAAGAGCTTTTGACAGCAAGCGAGCCTACGGAATTTGGTATCGAAGCTACATTTAAGGCAACTTCTTTAAACTAA
- the rsgA gene encoding ribosome small subunit-dependent GTPase A, whose translation MAFLKGQIRKALSGFYYIYADGQTYQTRARGNFRNRKITPLVGDEVMFESDSLIDGYLLEVFPRHNELVRPPVANVDQGVIVMSMVEPNFSYNLLDRFLVTLEEKEITPIIYLTKIDLLTGDETVKVADIQQVYGELYSVIAATSTGDEEAVRELEQFFPERLTVFMGQSGAGKSTLLNKISPDLQLATNEISEALGRGKHTTRHVELLPLFDGLVADTPGFSSIDFLEMETTELPKQFPEFVKAAHLCKFRECMHRKEPGCEVKALVETGEIAQTRYDNYLQFLSEIENRKPMYKKK comes from the coding sequence GTGGCATTTCTGAAAGGTCAAATAAGAAAAGCATTAAGCGGATTTTATTACATTTATGCTGACGGTCAGACATATCAAACAAGAGCACGCGGCAACTTTCGGAACCGTAAAATCACACCATTAGTCGGTGATGAGGTGATGTTTGAAAGTGATAGTTTAATAGACGGGTATTTATTGGAAGTCTTTCCCAGACACAATGAATTAGTACGTCCGCCTGTTGCAAATGTGGATCAAGGTGTCATCGTTATGAGTATGGTAGAACCGAATTTTTCATACAATTTGCTGGATCGTTTTTTGGTGACGCTTGAGGAGAAGGAAATCACACCGATCATCTATTTAACGAAAATCGACTTGCTTACTGGCGATGAGACAGTCAAGGTAGCAGACATTCAACAAGTATATGGTGAGCTTTACTCAGTGATTGCAGCAACAAGTACAGGAGATGAAGAAGCCGTTCGTGAATTGGAGCAGTTTTTCCCAGAACGACTGACTGTATTTATGGGACAGTCTGGTGCCGGAAAATCAACATTACTGAACAAAATTTCTCCAGATCTGCAATTAGCAACGAATGAAATTTCTGAAGCGTTAGGGCGAGGAAAGCATACGACGCGCCATGTAGAACTTTTACCGTTGTTTGATGGTTTAGTTGCCGATACTCCAGGATTTAGTTCAATTGACTTTTTAGAAATGGAAACAACCGAGCTGCCAAAGCAATTTCCTGAATTTGTCAAAGCGGCACATTTATGTAAGTTTCGTGAATGCATGCATCGAAAAGAACCAGGCTGTGAGGTAAAAGCACTCGTGGAAACTGGTGAGATCGCGCAGACACGTTATGATAATTATCTCCAGTTTTTATCAGAGATCGAGAATCGCAAACCAATGTATAAAAAGAAATAA
- the rpe gene encoding ribulose-phosphate 3-epimerase has product MKLAPSILSADFANLERDIQLVEKLGADYIHVDVMDGQFVPNITLGPNVVSAIRPTTKLPLDVHLMIVQPENYIEEFAKAGADIITVHQESTPHIHRAVQMIKASGVKAGVVINPGTPLSAIEYVLDLVDQVLIMTVNPGFGGQSFIESSLNKIAQLKEWKDTKGYTYDIEVDGGIEPETARRCKEAGANVFVAGSYIYNSESPKDRIAALRAVLD; this is encoded by the coding sequence ATGAAATTAGCACCATCGATTTTAAGCGCGGATTTTGCAAATTTGGAAAGAGATATTCAATTGGTTGAAAAATTAGGAGCGGACTATATCCATGTTGATGTGATGGATGGGCAATTTGTTCCCAATATCACTTTAGGCCCAAATGTAGTTTCTGCGATCCGTCCAACTACAAAATTGCCGTTGGATGTTCATTTAATGATCGTTCAACCAGAAAATTATATTGAAGAATTCGCTAAAGCGGGTGCAGATATCATCACGGTTCATCAAGAATCTACACCTCATATTCATCGTGCTGTCCAAATGATCAAAGCATCAGGTGTAAAAGCTGGAGTCGTTATTAATCCCGGAACGCCATTATCAGCGATTGAATATGTGTTGGACTTAGTGGATCAAGTATTGATCATGACAGTGAACCCAGGATTTGGTGGTCAAAGTTTTATTGAAAGTTCATTAAACAAAATTGCCCAGCTAAAAGAATGGAAAGATACAAAAGGCTATACGTATGATATTGAAGTCGATGGCGGAATCGAGCCGGAAACAGCGAGACGCTGCAAAGAAGCGGGCGCTAATGTCTTTGTTGCGGGATCATATATTTATAACTCTGAAAGTCCTAAAGATAGAATTGCAGCATTGAGAGCTGTATTGGACTGA
- a CDS encoding thiamine diphosphokinase, producing the protein MNILLVAGGSPKEWPQFSLEQFDFIIGIDRGSLYSLERGWKLDLAVGDFDSLRQEEFERVKKEVREIEQAQAEKDFTDTQLALMRAFEKFPEAEMTIIGATGGRADHFLSNLWLPLEPEFQAFASQIQLKDRQNSITYYGPGSYSITKEVGMTYLAYCCLTPVNNLTLTESKYTLDHVDVPIPTSYASNEFVGNSASFSFDSGMIAVIQSRDLNKKS; encoded by the coding sequence ATGAATATACTACTTGTGGCTGGCGGCTCGCCGAAAGAATGGCCGCAGTTTTCGCTCGAGCAGTTTGATTTTATCATAGGGATCGATCGTGGTAGTTTGTATAGCTTAGAGCGTGGCTGGAAACTTGATTTAGCTGTAGGCGATTTCGATTCGTTGAGGCAGGAAGAGTTTGAACGTGTAAAAAAAGAAGTAAGAGAAATCGAGCAGGCACAAGCTGAAAAGGATTTTACAGATACTCAGCTAGCGTTGATGAGGGCGTTTGAAAAATTTCCTGAAGCGGAAATGACGATCATTGGTGCGACAGGCGGCAGAGCGGATCATTTTCTTTCAAATCTTTGGTTGCCGTTAGAGCCGGAATTTCAAGCGTTTGCTTCACAAATTCAGTTGAAGGATCGGCAAAACAGTATTACGTATTACGGTCCTGGAAGCTATTCGATCACAAAAGAAGTTGGAATGACGTACCTCGCTTATTGTTGTTTGACACCAGTCAACAACTTAACCTTGACAGAAAGCAAATATACTTTGGATCATGTGGATGTTCCGATACCGACATCCTATGCCAGTAATGAGTTTGTAGGTAACAGCGCATCGTTTTCATTTGATTCAGGGATGATCGCTGTGATTCAAAGCAGAGATTTAAATAAAAAAAGCTGA
- the rpmB gene encoding 50S ribosomal protein L28, with amino-acid sequence MAKVCYFTGRKTSSGNNRSHAMNATKRTVKPNLQKVRVLIDGKPKKVWVSTRALKSGKIERV; translated from the coding sequence ATGGCAAAAGTATGTTACTTTACTGGTCGTAAGACAAGCAGCGGCAATAACCGCTCACATGCAATGAACGCTACTAAACGTACTGTTAAACCTAACTTGCAAAAAGTTCGTGTATTGATAGACGGTAAACCTAAAAAAGTTTGGGTGTCAACTCGTGCTTTGAAATCTGGTAAAATCGAGCGTGTTTAA
- a CDS encoding aminotransferase class III-fold pyridoxal phosphate-dependent enzyme: MYKEEAVFFGTFKEKLKNKNQIDITDNIYKEAEFAEYYEAVAHESISGDIEYYLTIFSKGDRVLEIGTGNGRVMKPLLQRGIDIYGIEPEQAMLAFLSEEEKSRVYVGGIENIAQFDHVSKYRYIIIPATSVSLFDEQCFTNFLYEAKKVLASDGKIIFDFINPNQIDKLDGAVSIDKIKNQLFMSGNFVQGKKFIYNIYTKTADGSKKLGYSVKNIYTIDQIKRLSEEVGCMANIIKNRPDYVMMEVQKMRYDYLVPMGDITTVNDDKITIVRAEEEYVFDGEQKRFVDLRSGLWNVNLGYKKELHAAISRRFTNQLLKNLTYLDIHSFHHPLYQEYAEGLSTFVDKEGTYTQIIYTNSGSECTELTLKLSRQINKGKKKTLAFSQGYHGTFWGGMSISGLDQEVTEVYSPKLSNMEFMKLPENDLEEKAFFEHIEQHHREYGAMIIEPILGSAGVKVSSIRFLNKLGRLLQKYMITVIFDEVATGFYRTGKPFYFHYLDFKPDMINLSKGINNGILPFGVVLLSNDIVCKLKKEELEHFSTQNGNLLGVISAHETLCYYQQHEAEIAQNIQKLNELILAEMSFNGISVRGIGCMFAVPIDDPQALSLIMQSLEQAGILCYQYFNSVEDNGLTLMPSFYTDHKKMQQILKRIAKAVKSYA; encoded by the coding sequence GTGTATAAAGAGGAGGCTGTCTTTTTCGGAACATTTAAAGAGAAGTTGAAAAATAAAAACCAAATAGATATTACAGATAATATCTATAAAGAAGCTGAATTTGCAGAATACTATGAAGCAGTGGCGCATGAATCCATAAGTGGAGATATTGAATACTATTTAACTATTTTTTCTAAAGGTGATCGAGTATTGGAAATAGGAACAGGAAATGGTCGAGTCATGAAGCCCTTGCTGCAGAGGGGAATCGATATCTACGGAATCGAACCAGAACAGGCGATGCTGGCATTTTTGAGTGAAGAAGAAAAGTCCCGTGTGTATGTTGGAGGCATTGAAAATATAGCCCAGTTCGATCATGTTTCAAAGTATCGTTACATTATTATTCCGGCCACATCTGTTTCATTGTTTGATGAGCAATGCTTTACAAATTTTTTATATGAAGCAAAAAAAGTGTTAGCTAGTGATGGCAAGATCATCTTTGACTTCATCAATCCAAATCAGATCGATAAGTTAGACGGAGCGGTTTCTATCGATAAAATCAAAAATCAGTTATTTATGTCTGGAAACTTTGTTCAAGGGAAAAAGTTTATCTATAATATTTACACGAAAACAGCTGACGGCAGTAAAAAACTAGGATACTCAGTAAAAAATATTTATACCATCGATCAAATCAAGCGCTTAAGTGAAGAGGTTGGCTGTATGGCAAACATCATAAAAAATCGACCTGATTACGTCATGATGGAGGTGCAAAAAATGAGGTATGATTATCTAGTCCCAATGGGCGATATTACAACCGTCAACGACGATAAAATCACTATTGTTCGAGCAGAAGAGGAGTATGTATTTGACGGAGAACAAAAGAGATTTGTAGATTTAAGAAGTGGTTTGTGGAATGTCAATTTAGGCTATAAAAAGGAATTGCATGCAGCAATCAGCCGACGATTCACAAATCAGCTATTAAAAAATTTAACCTACTTGGATATCCATTCCTTTCATCATCCGCTTTATCAAGAATATGCGGAGGGACTTTCCACATTTGTTGATAAAGAAGGAACATATACGCAAATCATTTATACAAATAGCGGTTCTGAGTGCACAGAATTAACATTAAAATTATCGCGACAAATCAACAAAGGAAAGAAAAAAACATTAGCTTTTTCTCAAGGGTATCATGGGACTTTTTGGGGCGGCATGTCAATCAGCGGATTAGATCAAGAAGTAACAGAAGTTTATTCGCCTAAATTGAGTAATATGGAATTTATGAAATTACCAGAGAATGATCTAGAAGAGAAAGCCTTTTTTGAACATATTGAACAGCATCATCGGGAGTACGGTGCAATGATCATTGAACCTATCTTAGGCTCTGCAGGAGTAAAAGTGTCTTCGATTCGTTTTTTGAATAAACTGGGAAGATTACTCCAAAAATATATGATCACAGTGATTTTTGATGAAGTAGCAACGGGCTTTTATCGGACTGGGAAACCATTTTATTTTCACTATTTAGATTTTAAACCAGATATGATAAATCTCAGTAAAGGAATCAATAATGGGATATTACCATTTGGTGTGGTCTTGTTGTCTAATGACATTGTGTGTAAATTGAAAAAAGAAGAGCTAGAGCATTTTTCTACACAAAATGGTAACTTGCTTGGTGTGATCAGTGCACATGAAACGTTATGTTACTATCAGCAGCATGAAGCAGAGATTGCTCAAAATATCCAAAAACTAAATGAACTTATTTTAGCTGAAATGAGCTTTAATGGCATCTCTGTTAGAGGAATCGGCTGTATGTTTGCAGTGCCGATAGATGATCCACAAGCGCTGTCTTTGATCATGCAGTCATTAGAGCAGGCTGGAATATTGTGTTATCAATATTTCAATTCTGTGGAAGATAATGGGCTTACGCTGATGCCATCATTTTATACAGATCATAAAAAGATGCAGCAGATCTTAAAACGTATAGCTAAGGCGGTGAAATCGTATGCTTGA
- a CDS encoding SDR family NAD(P)-dependent oxidoreductase — MKNLLVIGSAGYLGQSYIEENKDNYHFWGIDKVKNTICTDFMKKEFVADVTDLKSIRKIKQALEQERVKLDGLLFSVGINPIQSFYSIDEEMWDHTFSVNLKSIVFMIKEFYPLFKEQVAIVLIGSQNGVVGHEQRIDYGPSKAALIQLAKNLTLDFEKDKEKDIKVNVVSPSYILNQSNKQLLTESFEGKKLLKKIPLKKFVQLEDVVGTIDFLLSDRSKAIRGQNIIVDYGYTIV, encoded by the coding sequence ATGAAAAATTTATTGGTTATCGGGTCTGCCGGCTATTTAGGCCAATCCTATATAGAAGAAAATAAAGACAACTATCATTTTTGGGGAATCGATAAAGTAAAAAATACTATCTGTACAGATTTTATGAAAAAGGAATTTGTTGCAGATGTAACCGATCTAAAAAGCATTCGTAAAATAAAACAAGCGCTTGAACAAGAAAGGGTCAAATTAGATGGCTTGTTATTTTCAGTAGGGATTAACCCGATTCAAAGTTTCTATAGTATTGATGAAGAAATGTGGGATCATACATTTTCTGTGAATCTAAAATCCATTGTATTCATGATCAAAGAATTTTATCCGTTGTTTAAAGAGCAAGTGGCGATCGTTTTGATCGGTTCTCAAAATGGTGTTGTTGGACATGAACAGAGGATCGATTATGGACCATCTAAAGCAGCATTGATTCAATTAGCTAAAAATTTGACTTTGGATTTTGAAAAGGATAAAGAAAAAGATATCAAGGTGAACGTCGTTTCGCCGTCCTATATTTTGAATCAGAGTAATAAACAGCTGTTGACAGAATCTTTTGAAGGAAAAAAATTATTAAAGAAAATACCATTGAAAAAATTTGTTCAGCTAGAAGACGTTGTGGGAACCATCGATTTTCTACTATCGGACCGCAGTAAAGCTATTAGAGGGCAAAACATCATTGTAGATTACGGTTATACGATTGTTTAA
- a CDS encoding ABC transporter ATP-binding protein, with protein sequence MSLEIKKLKKRMNERDIIKGVDLTIPEGEIYGFLGANGAGKTTIFRHILGIYTPDSGEITWKGRKIDRFDAAKVGYLPEERGLYPKRTVKQQLTFFGKLHKMNKRGIEKSIAFWLDFFDIKENIDRKISELSKGNQQKIQFIASIIHSPELVILDEPFSGLDPINANQLKEAILFLKEKGSTIIFSSHQMANVEEICENICMIKKGEVLLKGNLQEIKNGTDKRKVIVQADFEREALKREFEIASYKEKNNVVSFYAQDEFSAKKIQKFIFQSENIQQFRIEPVSLNDIFLERVGE encoded by the coding sequence ATGAGTTTAGAAATCAAAAAACTAAAAAAAAGAATGAATGAGCGAGACATTATAAAAGGAGTCGATTTAACTATTCCAGAAGGAGAAATTTACGGCTTTTTAGGAGCGAATGGAGCCGGAAAAACAACTATTTTTCGACATATTTTGGGAATTTACACACCTGATTCAGGAGAAATTACATGGAAGGGCCGTAAAATCGACCGTTTCGATGCCGCAAAAGTCGGGTATCTTCCAGAAGAGCGTGGACTATATCCTAAAAGAACGGTAAAACAGCAACTGACCTTCTTTGGCAAACTTCATAAGATGAATAAAAGAGGAATCGAAAAAAGCATAGCGTTTTGGCTTGATTTTTTTGATATAAAAGAGAACATCGACCGGAAAATCAGCGAGTTATCAAAAGGAAACCAGCAAAAAATTCAATTCATCGCTTCGATCATCCACAGTCCAGAATTAGTTATTTTAGATGAACCATTTTCTGGTTTAGACCCAATCAATGCGAATCAATTAAAAGAAGCCATTCTCTTTTTAAAAGAAAAAGGCTCAACGATTATTTTTAGTTCCCATCAAATGGCGAATGTAGAGGAAATCTGTGAAAATATTTGTATGATCAAAAAGGGAGAAGTTCTGTTAAAAGGAAATTTACAGGAGATCAAGAATGGAACAGATAAGAGAAAAGTCATTGTGCAGGCTGATTTTGAAAGAGAGGCACTCAAACGAGAATTTGAAATAGCTTCTTATAAAGAAAAAAATAATGTTGTTTCATTTTATGCACAAGATGAATTTAGTGCAAAAAAAATTCAGAAATTTATTTTTCAATCTGAAAATATTCAACAATTCAGAATTGAGCCTGTGTCATTAAACGATATTTTTCTAGAAAGAGTAGGTGAGTAA
- a CDS encoding ABC transporter permease, translated as MKNTLTIILETYKQKVTSKVFIVMLLILVLGTFFGMNYEGIFKRAEPSKETILVASNDKEIVTTLKEIGKGAELNFVNGGKSLADAKKELKETESKTILKLEKNNAGLYQGKIYYEGALQHNISEQLQSIVTAVNQSIKLYRLNLDDTQQQFLNESTSLSLESLAGNQDDSGQTLLLVYIVGFILYIAVMLFSTMVAQDIAVEKSSRVMEILLTTITPVQHLTGKIIGIGLVGMTQAASVGAAAYASYKIFGDSTGLFKFLNEGKNSQAIILAIVCFVLGYLIYSVAAAILGSVVSSVQEVQQLMYILIIPLFIALFMVVILATGSGSNQAIIISSYVPFLSPIVMYARYMLGDASLNAFILAMGINIAFTVILALLGKSVYQGGVFIYSGDKLTNVFKRAFKSGKYYAR; from the coding sequence ATGAAAAATACACTAACGATCATTTTAGAAACATACAAACAAAAAGTCACATCAAAAGTATTCATTGTCATGCTGTTGATTTTGGTGCTGGGCACATTTTTTGGCATGAATTATGAAGGGATTTTTAAAAGAGCTGAACCGAGTAAAGAGACCATACTTGTTGCCTCAAATGACAAAGAAATCGTTACGACATTGAAAGAAATCGGTAAAGGAGCCGAGTTGAATTTTGTCAACGGTGGAAAAAGCTTAGCAGACGCTAAGAAAGAACTGAAGGAGACAGAGAGTAAAACTATTTTAAAACTTGAGAAGAACAACGCGGGCCTATATCAAGGGAAAATTTATTACGAGGGAGCCCTTCAACATAATATTTCTGAACAACTGCAAAGCATTGTAACTGCCGTCAATCAATCAATTAAACTATATCGATTAAATCTTGATGATACACAGCAGCAATTTCTGAACGAAAGTACAAGTTTATCCTTAGAATCCTTAGCTGGAAACCAAGATGACTCTGGGCAGACTTTATTGTTAGTCTATATTGTAGGATTTATTCTATACATTGCGGTTATGCTTTTTTCTACTATGGTCGCACAAGATATCGCAGTAGAGAAAAGTTCAAGAGTAATGGAAATTTTATTAACAACGATTACGCCCGTTCAGCATTTAACAGGTAAAATCATTGGCATAGGTTTGGTGGGAATGACCCAGGCAGCATCGGTCGGGGCTGCTGCCTATGCATCCTATAAAATCTTTGGGGATAGTACAGGACTGTTTAAATTCTTGAATGAAGGCAAGAACAGTCAAGCAATCATTTTAGCTATTGTTTGCTTTGTTCTAGGCTATTTGATTTATTCTGTTGCCGCGGCTATTCTAGGTTCAGTGGTTTCATCTGTTCAAGAGGTTCAGCAATTGATGTATATCTTGATCATCCCTTTATTCATTGCTTTGTTTATGGTAGTTATTCTGGCGACAGGATCTGGAAGTAACCAAGCCATTATCATTTCATCATATGTGCCGTTTTTATCACCAATCGTAATGTATGCTCGGTATATGCTTGGAGATGCATCTCTAAATGCATTTATTCTGGCAATGGGCATCAATATAGCATTTACTGTGATTTTAGCGCTTCTAGGAAAAAGTGTTTATCAAGGCGGAGTATTTATCTATAGCGGAGATAAGCTTACCAATGTATTCAAAAGAGCGTTTAAATCAGGAAAGTATTATGCCCGATAA